The Rahnella aceris genome contains the following window.
GCAATTTGCTGGATATTTAACTTTCCTTTCAAACTGTGATCTCCTTCAAAATCGTCCATGCAAAAATTTTCATATCAGAAGATGTGCTTCCCGTGAGCTTTTATCCTCCCTGACTTCCCCGTGCAGTTATAGCGTGAAAGCTTTTGCAAAAAATCACGTTTCCCTCACAAATCCGGCTGCCTACTCTGCAGAAGTACCTCACATGACACATCATCTGCGGCCAGGCCGACGGGTGGGAGAACGGACATGACAATTCAAATAAATACCGGGACAGCTGCGGTTGCAGGACGCAGAAAGATAAAGGCTTTACGCTGGTGGATGCTGGCGCTGTTTCTGCTCGGCGTGACGGTCAACTACGTCACCCGAAATTCTCTGGGGTTACTGGCGGCTGAACTGAAAACCAGCCTGAACATGACCACGGAACAATATTCTTACATCGTCGCGGCGTTTCAGGCGGCGTACACCATTTTCCAGCCGTTGTGCGGCTGGCTGATTGATGTAATTGGCCTGAAGCTGGGCTTTCTGATCTGCGCCTCAATCTGGGCGGTGGTTTGTATGCTGCATGCAGGGGCGGGCAGTTGGATCCAACTCGCCGTTCTGCGCTTCTTTATGGGCAGTGCCGAAGCGGCGGCGACGCCGGCCAACGCCAAAGCGATTTCCGACTGGTTCCCGCGTAAAGAGCGTCCGGTTGCCGCAGGCTGGGCAGGCGTAGGCTTCTCGATTGGTGCCATGCTGGCCCCGCCGATTATCCTGGTCGCGCACGTGTCATTTGGCTGGCGTGGTGCGTTCCTGTTCTGCGGCGTGCTGTCGATGCTGTGGGTTCTGCTGTGGTGGAAGTTCTACCATTCACCGGAAACGCATCCGAACCTGAGCAAAGATGAACTGGCGCTGATCCGTTCAGATAACGAGCCGCAACAAACGCGTCTGCCGTTTATCAAATCGCTGAAAATTGTCTGTAAAAACAAGAAATTCTA
Protein-coding sequences here:
- a CDS encoding MFS transporter — translated: MTIQINTGTAAVAGRRKIKALRWWMLALFLLGVTVNYVTRNSLGLLAAELKTSLNMTTEQYSYIVAAFQAAYTIFQPLCGWLIDVIGLKLGFLICASIWAVVCMLHAGAGSWIQLAVLRFFMGSAEAAATPANAKAISDWFPRKERPVAAGWAGVGFSIGAMLAPPIILVAHVSFGWRGAFLFCGVLSMLWVLLWWKFYHSPETHPNLSKDELALIRSDNEPQQTRLPFIKSLKIVCKNKKFYGIAIPAFLAEPAWAVFSFWVPLYLANERGMDLKHIVMFAWLPFLAADLGSIASGYLTTLYRKVFGCTRINSIVASSVTGAFMMLSLALVALTQSPYAAIALISIGGFGHQVISCMLSAVVVETFDKSQVATVNGMRGSSAWIASFLFSLLIGAVADKMGFNPLFIAMGFFDLIGAVFLVALIAERRNPAKRESL